A window from Prinia subflava isolate CZ2003 ecotype Zambia chromosome Z, Cam_Psub_1.2, whole genome shotgun sequence encodes these proteins:
- the HMGCS1 gene encoding hydroxymethylglutaryl-CoA synthase, cytoplasmic isoform X2: protein MGFRSVSATMPGSLPVNAESCWPKDVGIVALEIYFPSQYVDQTELEKYDGVDAGKYTIGLGQARMGFCSDREDINSLCLTVVQKLMERNNLSYDCIGRLEVGTETIIDKSKSVKTVLMQLFEESGNTDVEGIDTTNACYGGTAALFNAINWIESSSWDGRYALVVAGDIAVYASGNARPTGGAGAVAMLVGPNAPLIFERGLRGTHMQHAYDFYKPDMVSEYPVVDGKLSIQCYLSALDRCYTVYRNKIHAQWQKEGTDRRFTLNDFGFMIFHSPYCKLVQKSVARLLLNDFLSDQNPETATGVFSGLEAFRDIKLEDTYFDRDVEKAFMKASAELFNQKTKASLLVSNQNGNMYTPSVYGCLASLLAQYSPEQLAGQRISVFSYGSGFAATLYSIRVTQDATPGSALDKITASLSDLKTRLDSRKCIAPDVFAENMKLRQETHHLANYIPQCSVEDLFEGTWYLVRVDEKHRRTYARRPLMSDGPLEARVGVVHPGVVHEHIPSPAKKVPRIPATTESEGVTVAISNGEH from the exons ATGGGATTCCGCAGCGT atcTGCCACGATGCCTGGGTCTCTTCCAGTGAATGCTGAATCCTGTTGGCCCAAAGATGTGGGAATTGTGGCACTGGAAATATATTTTCCCTCTCAGTATGTTGaccagacagagctggagaagtaTGATGGTGTAGATGCTGGGAAGTACACCATTGGGCTTGGCCAGGCAAGGATGGGGTTCTGCTCTGACCGTGAGGATATCAATTCCCTCTGCTTGACTGTGGTTCAGAAGCTCATGGAGAGGAACAACCTTTCCTATGATTGTATTGGGAGATTAGAAGTTGGAACGGAGACCATAATTGACAAATCAAAGTCTGTGAAGACTGTCCTGATGCAGCTTTTTGAAGAGTCTGGTAATACAGATGTAGAAGGAATCGACACCACCAATGCATGTTATGgaggcactgcagctcttttTAATGCTATTAACTGGATTGAGTCCAGTTCCTGGGATG GACGCTATGCCCTCGTGGTGGCTGGAGACATTGCTGTGTATGCCTCTGGAAATGCCAGACCCACGgggggagctggtgctgttgcaATGCTGGTTGGCCCAAATGCACCGTTGATTTTTGAGAGAG GGCTGCGTGGAACCCACATGCAGCATGCCTATGACTTCTACAAACCAGACATGGTCTCTGAATACCCTGTGGTGGATGGCAAGCTCTCCATACAGTGCTACCTCAGTGCGTTAGACCGCTGCTACACCGTCTATCGCAACAAAATCCATGCCCAGTGGCAAAAGG AGGGGACAGACAGACGTTTCACCTTGAATGACTTTGGATTCATGATCTTCCATTCTCCATACTGTAAACTGGTACAGAAGTCTGTGGCTAGACTCTTGCTGAATGACTTTCTCAGTGACCAGAACCCAGAAACAGCAACTGGGGTTTTCAGTGGTCTGGAAGCTTTCAG GGATATAAAACTTGAAGATACATACTTTGACAGAGATGTGGAAAAAGCTTTTATGAAAGCTAGTGCAGAGCTCTTCAATCAGAAGACCAAAGCTTCATTACTCGTATCCAATCAGAATGGAAATATGTATACCCCTTCAGTCTACGGTTGCCTTGCCTCTCTTCTAGCCCA GTACTCCCCAGAGCAGCTTGCAGGACAGAGAATCAGCGTGTTCTCCTATGGCTCTGGTTTTGCTGCTACCCTGTATTCCATCAGGGTTACACAGGATGCCACTCCTG GTTCTGCACTGGACAAAATTACTGCCAGCCTTTCTGATCTCAAAACAAGACTTGACTCAAGAAAATGTATTGCACCTGATGTCTTTGCTGAAAACATGAAACTCAGACAGGAAACACATCATTTGG CCAATTATATTCCACAGTGTTCAGTAGAGGATCTCTTTGAAGGAACATGGTACCTTGTGCGTGTGGATGAAAAACACAGGAGAACTTACGCCCGGCGCCCACTCATGAGTGATGGACCTCTGGAAGCAAGAGTTGGAGTTGTCCACCCAGGCGTTGTTCATGAG CACATCCCAAGCCCTGCTAAGAAAGTGCCAAGAATCCCTGCAACAACAGAATCTGAAGGCGTTACTGTCGCCATTTCCAATGGGGAGCATTAA
- the HMGCS1 gene encoding hydroxymethylglutaryl-CoA synthase, cytoplasmic isoform X1, with protein MPGSLPVNAESCWPKDVGIVALEIYFPSQYVDQTELEKYDGVDAGKYTIGLGQARMGFCSDREDINSLCLTVVQKLMERNNLSYDCIGRLEVGTETIIDKSKSVKTVLMQLFEESGNTDVEGIDTTNACYGGTAALFNAINWIESSSWDGRYALVVAGDIAVYASGNARPTGGAGAVAMLVGPNAPLIFERGLRGTHMQHAYDFYKPDMVSEYPVVDGKLSIQCYLSALDRCYTVYRNKIHAQWQKEGTDRRFTLNDFGFMIFHSPYCKLVQKSVARLLLNDFLSDQNPETATGVFSGLEAFRDIKLEDTYFDRDVEKAFMKASAELFNQKTKASLLVSNQNGNMYTPSVYGCLASLLAQYSPEQLAGQRISVFSYGSGFAATLYSIRVTQDATPGSALDKITASLSDLKTRLDSRKCIAPDVFAENMKLRQETHHLANYIPQCSVEDLFEGTWYLVRVDEKHRRTYARRPLMSDGPLEARVGVVHPGVVHEHIPSPAKKVPRIPATTESEGVTVAISNGEH; from the exons ATGCCTGGGTCTCTTCCAGTGAATGCTGAATCCTGTTGGCCCAAAGATGTGGGAATTGTGGCACTGGAAATATATTTTCCCTCTCAGTATGTTGaccagacagagctggagaagtaTGATGGTGTAGATGCTGGGAAGTACACCATTGGGCTTGGCCAGGCAAGGATGGGGTTCTGCTCTGACCGTGAGGATATCAATTCCCTCTGCTTGACTGTGGTTCAGAAGCTCATGGAGAGGAACAACCTTTCCTATGATTGTATTGGGAGATTAGAAGTTGGAACGGAGACCATAATTGACAAATCAAAGTCTGTGAAGACTGTCCTGATGCAGCTTTTTGAAGAGTCTGGTAATACAGATGTAGAAGGAATCGACACCACCAATGCATGTTATGgaggcactgcagctcttttTAATGCTATTAACTGGATTGAGTCCAGTTCCTGGGATG GACGCTATGCCCTCGTGGTGGCTGGAGACATTGCTGTGTATGCCTCTGGAAATGCCAGACCCACGgggggagctggtgctgttgcaATGCTGGTTGGCCCAAATGCACCGTTGATTTTTGAGAGAG GGCTGCGTGGAACCCACATGCAGCATGCCTATGACTTCTACAAACCAGACATGGTCTCTGAATACCCTGTGGTGGATGGCAAGCTCTCCATACAGTGCTACCTCAGTGCGTTAGACCGCTGCTACACCGTCTATCGCAACAAAATCCATGCCCAGTGGCAAAAGG AGGGGACAGACAGACGTTTCACCTTGAATGACTTTGGATTCATGATCTTCCATTCTCCATACTGTAAACTGGTACAGAAGTCTGTGGCTAGACTCTTGCTGAATGACTTTCTCAGTGACCAGAACCCAGAAACAGCAACTGGGGTTTTCAGTGGTCTGGAAGCTTTCAG GGATATAAAACTTGAAGATACATACTTTGACAGAGATGTGGAAAAAGCTTTTATGAAAGCTAGTGCAGAGCTCTTCAATCAGAAGACCAAAGCTTCATTACTCGTATCCAATCAGAATGGAAATATGTATACCCCTTCAGTCTACGGTTGCCTTGCCTCTCTTCTAGCCCA GTACTCCCCAGAGCAGCTTGCAGGACAGAGAATCAGCGTGTTCTCCTATGGCTCTGGTTTTGCTGCTACCCTGTATTCCATCAGGGTTACACAGGATGCCACTCCTG GTTCTGCACTGGACAAAATTACTGCCAGCCTTTCTGATCTCAAAACAAGACTTGACTCAAGAAAATGTATTGCACCTGATGTCTTTGCTGAAAACATGAAACTCAGACAGGAAACACATCATTTGG CCAATTATATTCCACAGTGTTCAGTAGAGGATCTCTTTGAAGGAACATGGTACCTTGTGCGTGTGGATGAAAAACACAGGAGAACTTACGCCCGGCGCCCACTCATGAGTGATGGACCTCTGGAAGCAAGAGTTGGAGTTGTCCACCCAGGCGTTGTTCATGAG CACATCCCAAGCCCTGCTAAGAAAGTGCCAAGAATCCCTGCAACAACAGAATCTGAAGGCGTTACTGTCGCCATTTCCAATGGGGAGCATTAA